Proteins encoded together in one Anopheles darlingi chromosome 3, idAnoDarlMG_H_01, whole genome shotgun sequence window:
- the LOC125958249 gene encoding ornithine decarboxylase-like produces MTSESGSFEKFGNLTILPPGGDSIEKEIDRIIEAGTREHPLHVLDLDDVVRKHLNWLRTMPRVTPFYAVKCNDDPAILATLARLGTGFDCASEVEIRTILGLGVKPERILFAHPIKSIPALAFARSHGIRRMTFDNECELEKVAKAYPDAELVLRIRHDADQALIPLGKKFGCNPRGDGLGLMDRAHELGVKVIGVSFHVGCGSLDADCFYHAIESVRVVFDYAQSKLGTRLELVDIGGGFPGDNDKPIQAYAEAVQRGLQEFFPNPEEVTVIAEPGRYYVGSAVTLLSTIQGKKVIYDPEFGQREKIAQIMYYINDGVFGTLFDWLSLRQIKDLYPAVPLIRRERRNEATFPTTIWGPTCDSTDIVCENVDFPEHQIGDYIVFDNLGAYGMPFATNFNGFPKPTVQVYVSEHTWTMLQQITDKDWKEKTLSFLESTYRHLIRN; encoded by the exons ATGACATCAGAAAGTGGAAGCTTTGAAAAGTTTGGCAATCTAACGATTCTGCCACCGGGAGGGGATAGTATTGAGAAGGAGATCGATCGGATTATCGAAGCCGGAACACGCGAGCATCCGCTGCACGTGCTCGATCTGGACGATGTCGTCCGGAAGCACCTGAACTGGTTGCGTACCATGCCCCGGGTTACTCCGTTCTACGCCGTCAAGTGTAACGATGATCCAGCGATCCTGGCCACGCTGGCTCGTCTCGGAACCGGCTTTGATTGTGCATCGGAAGTCGAGATACGCACCATCCTGGGGTTGGGTGTTAAGCCAGAACGAATCCTATTTGCACATCCTATCAAATCCATTCCAGCGCTTGCCTTTGCTCGATCGCACGGCATTAGGCGGATGACGTTCGACAATGAGTGTGAGCTGGAAAAGGTGGCCAAAGCGTATCCGGATGCAGAGTTAGTGCTTCGTATCCGGCACGATGCCGATCAAGCGTTGATTCCGCTGGGCAAGAAGTTTGGATGTAATCCCCGCGGAGATGGACTTGGATTGATGGATCGTGCGCACGAGCTCGGTGTAAAGGTGATTGGCGTTAGTTTCCACGTTGGGTGTGGTAGTTTAGATGCGGATTGTTTCTATCATGCGATCGAATCCGTCCGTGTAGTGTTCGATTACGCTCAGTCGAAGCTCGGTACGCGGTTGGAATTGGTAGACATCGGGGGAGGATTCCCCGGAGATAATGATAAACCGATCCAGGCGTATGCTGAAGCAGTACAGAGGGGTCTGCAGGAGTTCTTTCCCAACCCCGAAGAAGTGACCGTGATTGCGGAACCGGGCAGATACTACGTTGGTTCCGCCGTCACACTCCTTTCGACCATTCAGGGCAAGAAGGTGATCTACGACCCAGAGTTCGGACAGCGAGAAAAGATTGCCCAAATCATGTACTACATCAATGATGGTGTGTTTGGGACGCTGTTTGATTGGTTGAGCTTACGGCAGATCAAAGATCTGTATCCGGCCGTACCTTTGATAAGGCGTGAGCGGCGCAATGAAGCTACCTTCCCGACCACCATCTGGGGACCGACCTGCGACTCGACCGACATTGTTTGCGAGAATGTGGACTTCCCCGAGCACCAAATCGGGGACTATATCGTGTTCGACAATCTCGGTGCATACGGGATGCCCTTTGCCACCAACTTCAACGGGTTCCCTAAGCCTACTGTGCAGGTCTATGTCAGTGAACATACCTG GACGATGCTGCAACAAATCACCGACAAGGACTGGAAGGAAAAAACGTTGTCCTTCCTCGAGAGTACTTACCGGCATCTGATCCGGAATTGA